A region of Anopheles merus strain MAF chromosome 2R, AmerM5.1, whole genome shotgun sequence DNA encodes the following proteins:
- the LOC121587802 gene encoding potassium channel subfamily K member 9 has protein sequence MKRQNIRTLSLVVCTFTYLLIGAAVFDALESETEARRWEFLKSVKASFVAKYNITPEDYHMIEIVITENKPHKAGPQWKFAGAFYFATVVLAMIGYGHSTPVTIGGKAFCMAYAMVGIPLGLVMFQSIGERLNKFASVVIRRAKKYLRCQQTEATEMNLMLATGLLSSVIITTGAAVFSRYEGWSYFDSFYYCFVTLTTIGFGDYVALQNDQALINKPGYVALSLVFILFGLAVVAASINLLVLRFMTMNAEDIRREEAEMQSSVDGLTTYECESTGKLLSCANLNYCSEIEEEDTSVCSCTCLGGNSFTTHEHEFLLDQGYHPADIITSTISLKRMSI, from the exons ATGAAGCGGCAAAACATTCGCACCCTTTCGCTGGTGGTGTGCACGTTCACCTATCTACTGATCGGGGCCGCCGTGTTCGACGCACTGGAGTCGGAAACCGAAGCACGCCGCTGGGAGTTTTTGAAAA GTGTGAAGGCGTCCTTTGTCGCGAAGTACAACATCACGCCGGAGGACTACCACATGATCGAGATCGTGATCACGGAGAACAAACCGCACAAAGCGGGACCCCAGTGGAAGTTTGCCGGCGCGTTCTACTTTGCCACGGTCGTGCTGGCGATGATCGGGTACGGCCACTCGACGCCGGTCACCATCGGCGGGAAGGCGTTCTGCATGGCGTACGCGATGGTCGGCATTCCGCTGGGGCTCGTCATGTTCCAAAGCATTGGCGAACGTTTGAACAAGTTTGCCTCGGTTGTAATACGCCGCGCGAAAAAATATCTGCGCTGCCAGCAGACGGAAGCTACCGAGATGAACCTGATGCTCGCAACCGGATTACTTTCGTCGGTTATTATTACGACCGGAGCGGCTGTGTTTTCACGCTACGAAGGATGGAGCTATTTCGACAGCTTCTACTACTGCTTTGTAACACTGACGACGATCGGCTTCGGTGACTACGTCGCGCTGCAGAACGACCAGGCGCTGATCAACAAGCCCGGCTACGTCGCGCTCAGCCTGGTGTTCATCCTGTTCGGGCTGGCCGTCGTCGCGGCCAGCATCAATCTGCTCGTCCTGCGCTTCATGACGAT GAATGCGGAAGACATCCGGCGGGAGGAGGCCGAAATGCAATCGTCCGTCGATGGGCTGACGACGTACGAGTGCGAATCGACGGGAAAGTTGCTCTCGTGCGCCAACCTGAACTACTGCTCGGAGATCGAGGAAGAGGACACTTCCGTCTGCTCGTGTACCTGCCTCGGTGGTAACAGCTTCACCACGCACGAGCACGAA